A single Vulpes lagopus strain Blue_001 chromosome 3, ASM1834538v1, whole genome shotgun sequence DNA region contains:
- the SMIM3 gene encoding small integral membrane protein 3, with protein MDAVSQVPVEAALPKHILDIWVIVLIILATIVIMTSLLLCPATAVIIYRMRTHPVLNGAV; from the coding sequence ATGGATGCCGTCAGCCAGGTCCCCGTGGAAGCCGCACTCCCAAAGCACATCCTGGATATCTGGGTCATTGTCCTCATCATCCTGGCCACCATTGTCATCATGACCTCCTTGTTGCTGTGCCCAGCCACCGCAGTCATTATCTACCGCATGCGGACTCATCCTGTCCTTAACGGGGCTGTCTGA